A part of Aegilops tauschii subsp. strangulata cultivar AL8/78 chromosome 2, Aet v6.0, whole genome shotgun sequence genomic DNA contains:
- the LOC109748519 gene encoding peptide methionine sulfoxide reductase A2-1, with protein sequence MSSTGASGPDADAAAGEGLELAQFGAGCFWSVELAYQRLPGVARTEVGYSQGHLDGPTYRDVCGGGTGHAEVVRVHYDPKECPYAVLLDVFWAKHNPTTLNKQGNDVGTQYRSGIYYYTAEQERQARESLAEKQREWKEKIVTEVLPARRFYAAEDYHQQYLEKGGQSAKKRCSDPIRCYG encoded by the exons ATGTCGAGCACCGGCGCGTCGGGCCCGGACGCCGACGCGGCGGCCGGCGAGGGGCTGGAGCTGGCGCAGTTCGGGGCGGGCTGCTTCTGGAGCGTGGAGCTGGCGTACCAGCGGCTCCCCGGCGTGGCGCGCACCGAGGTGGGCTACTCGCAGGGGCACCTCGACGGGCCCACCTACCGCGACGTGTGCGGCGGCGGCACCGGCCACGCCGAGGTGGTGCGCGTGCACTACGACCCCAAGGAGTGCCCCTACGCCGTGCTTCTCGACGTCTTCTGGGCCAAGCACAACCCCACCACGCTCAACAAGCAG GGCAACGACGTCGGGACGCAGTACCGGTCGGGCATCTACTACTACACGGCGGAGCAGGAGCGGCAGGCGCGGGAGTCGCTGGCGGAGAAGCAGCGGGAGTGGAAGGAGAAGATCGTGACGGAGGTCCTCCCGGCGAGGAGGTTCTACGCGGCCGAGGACTACCACCAGCAGTACCTCGAGAAGGGCGGCCAGTCCGCCAAGAAGCGCTGCTCCGACCCCATCCGCTGCTACGGCTGA